A stretch of Telopea speciosissima isolate NSW1024214 ecotype Mountain lineage chromosome 11, Tspe_v1, whole genome shotgun sequence DNA encodes these proteins:
- the LOC122646036 gene encoding ABC transporter C family member 3-like → MDPLLVLGYKKTLNLEDVPQLANCDSADVVFAHFRNNIESDGDDSGIDDRISTLKFVKALILSTWKEILWTALLSIVCTLASYVGPYLIDAFVLYLNSPLQLKYKGYVLVFIFFLSKLMKCLSERHLFFQLRKMGNRVRAALFAIIYKKSLRLSSQSKRDHTSGQSINLLSVDVERTGFFSWYLHDLWRVPAQIVLALLILYKSLGLASLAAFVATIILMLANVPLGKLQKKFQGELMDSKDHRMKATSEALRNIRILKLQGWEMKFLAKIIKLRNFETRWLKKLIYTSVITSFIYLSAPMFVSMITFGFCILTGIPLESGKILSALATFEILQGSIYNLPDTISMVVQTKVSLDRITSFLCLDDLHPNIVQRLPREDTDVAIEIVDGSFSWDLHSINLTLKDINFRMYHGMRVAICGSIGSGKSSLLSCILGEMPKVSGAIKLNGTKAYVAQSPWIQSGKIVDNILFGKEMDNERYQMILEACSLKKDLELCAFGDQTIIGERGINLSGGQKQRIQIARALYHDADIYLLDDPFSAVDAHTGTHLFKECLLGILGSKTVIYVTHQVEFLSSADLILVMRDGRITQAGKYEEILSSGTNFMELVGEHKKALVEFNFVDRRIALDNLTNGKEDGSILCSEKSIQDNKKGESKNHKTEKLVRPEGQLVQQEEREKGGVSLSVYWKYITATYKGAFVPLILLAQILFQLLVIASSYWMVLATPVSEDVRLHIKGSTLIFVYVVLTLGISLCILIRSILIVIVGYKTATLLFNKMHFCIFRAPLSFFDSTPNGRILNRSSIDQSAVDTTIPHQIEEVLISIIRFLGTAAVMSQVAWQMLLVFIPMTVTCIWYQKYYISTARELSRLVGVCQAPIIQHFSESSLGSTTIRCFDQEERFINTNLKLVDEYFRPKFFLSGAMEWLCFRMDMLASITYAASLIFLISMLKGVLSPAIVGLAVTYGLRFSLHGVIWDLSSLENKIIAIERIQQYSCIPSEPPLLVEENRPNCEWPSKGKIDIVDLQVRYAPHFPLVLRGLTCTFPGGMKIGIVGRTGSGKSTLVQTLFRMLEPTTGQIWIDGINIAKIGLHELRSRLSIIPQDPTMFEGTLRSNLDPIEEYTDEQIWEALDRCQLGDEVRKKEAMLDSAVTENGENWSIGQRQLVCLGRVLLKRSKVLVLDEATASIDTATDYLIQQTLRQHFSRSTIITIAHRITSILDTDMVLFLDNGLILEYDSPAKLLEIKSSSFAKLVKEYTQRCNL, encoded by the exons ATGGATCCTTTGCTTGTACTCGGGTATAAGAAAACACTGAACcttgaagatgttcctcaaCTTGCCAATTGTGATAGTGCCGATGTGGTCTTTGCACATTTTAGAAATAATATTGAATCTGATGGTGATGACAGTGGTATTGATGATCGAATAAGCACACTCAAGTTCGTGAAAGCATTGATTCTGTCAACATGGAAAGAAATTCTATGGACAGCTCTATTATCCATTGTATGTACATTGGCTTCTTATGTTGGACCATATCTTATTGACGCCTTTGTTCTATATCTCAATAGCCCTCTCCAACTAAAATATAAAGGATATGTGCTagtgtttattttctttctttcaaagctCATGAAATGCCTCTCTGAGAGGCACTTGTTCTTTCAATTACGAAAGATGGGAAATAGGGTTCGTGCTGCCTTGTTTGCAATAATTTATAAGAAAAGTCTCAGGCTTTCCAgccaatcaaaaagggatcACACTAGTGGGCAAAGCATTAATTTGTTGAGTGTTGATGTTGAGAGGACTGGATTTTTTAGTTGGTACTTACATGATTTATGGAGGGTGCCTGCTCAGATTGTTCTAGCATTGTTGATCTTGTACAAGAGCCTTGGGCTCGCTTCACTTGCAGCTTTTGTTGCCACAATAATTTTGATGTTAGCAAATGTTCCACTAGGAAAACTACAGAAGAAATTTCAGGGGGAATTGATGGATTCGAAGGATCATAGGATGAAGGCGACATCTGAGGCTCTGAGAAATATAAGGATTCTCAAGCTCCAAGGCTGGGAGATGAAGTTCCTGGCTAAAATAATTAAGCTCAGGAACTTTGAGACAAGATGGTTGAAAAAGTTAATTTATACATCAGTTATAACTTCCTTTATCTATTTGTCTGCTCCTATGTTTGTATCCATGAttacttttgggttttgtatacTTACGGGAATTCCACTAGAGTCGGGGAAGATTTTATCTGCACTTGCAACATTTGAGATATTGCAAGGGTCCATTTATAATCTCCCAGATACAATCTCCATGGTAGTTCAAACTAAAGTTTCCCTCGACAGGATAACTTCATTCCTCTGTCTCGATGATCTTCATCCGAATATAGTACAGAGACTTCCAAGAGAAGATACCGATGTTGCAATTGAGATAGTCGATGGGAGTTTCTCTTGGGACCTTCATTCCATTAATCTCACATTAAAGGATATTAATTTTCGAATGTACCATGGTATGAGAGTGGCTATATGTGGTTCTATTGGGTCAGGCAAATCAAGCCTCCTTTCATGCATATTGGGAGAAATGCCAAAGGTATCTGGGgccattaaattaaatgggacAAAGGCCTATGTTGCACAATCACCTTGGATACAAAGTGGCAAGATAGTAGATAATATATTGTTTGGTAAGGAGATGGACAACGAAAGGTACCAGATGATCCTTGAAGCATGTTCATTGAAGAAGGACCTAGAATTGTGTGCCTTTGGAGACCAAACTATCATAGGAGAGAGGGGGATCAACTTAAGTGGTGGGCAAAAGCAAAGAATCCAGATTGCACGTGCTTTATACCATGATGCTGATATTTATTTACTTGATGATCCTTTTAGTGCAGTGGATGCTCACACAGGAACTCATCTATTTAAG GAATGTTTACTAGGAATTTTGGGTTCAAAAACAGTAATTTATGTTACCCACCAAGTAGAGTTTTTATCTTCCGCTGATCTTATCCTG GTTATGAGAGATGGAAGGATTACTCAAGCAGGAAAGTACGAAGAAATTTTGAGTTCGGGAACTAACTTTATGGAATTAGTGGGGGAACATAAGAAAGCTTTGGTAGAATTTAATTTTGTTGACCGTAGGATTGCATTGGATAATTTAACTAACGGTAAGGAAGATGGTTCTATTCTATGTAGTGAGAAATCGATTCAAGATAACAAGAAAGGAGAATCCAAAAACCATAAAACAGAAAAACTAGTTAGGCCAGAAGGGCAGCTTGTTcagcaagaagaaagagaaaaaggtggAGTTAGTCTTTCAGTATATTGGAAGTACATTACTGCTACATATAAAGGGGCTTTTGTCCCATTGATATTGTTGGCACAAATTCTTTTTCAGCTTCTCGTAATAGCTAGTAGTTACTGGATGGTGTTAGCTACTCCTGTTTCAGAGGATGTAAGGCTTCATATTAAAGGATCCACTCTCATCTTTGTTTATGTTGTTTTGACCCTCGGAATCTCTCTTTGTATACTTATAAGATCTATTCTTATTGTAATTGTTGGATATAAGACAGCCACACTGCTTTTcaacaaaatgcatttttgcattTTTCGTGCTCCCTTGTCATTTTTTGATTCTACTCCAAATGGAAGAATTCTAAATCGG TCATCCATAGATCAAAGTGCAGTTGATACCACTATTCCACATCAAATCGAAGAAGTTCTAATCTCAATCATAAGATTCTTGGGAACTGCTGCAGTAATGTCACAAGTTGCATGGCAAATGTTATTAGTTTTTATTCCAATGACTGTGACATGCATCTGGTACCAG AAATACTACATATCTACAGCACGAGAACTATCACGATTGGTCGGAGTATGTCAGGCTCCAATTATACAACATTTTTCTGAATCTAGTTTAGGTTCAACAACAATTAGGTGCTTTGATCAAGAAGAGAGATTTATAAACACAAATCTCAAGCTAGTGGATGAGTATTTTCGGCCCAAATTTTTTCTCTCTGGAGCAATGGAGTGGTTATGTTTTCGCATGGATATGTTAGCATCTATCACGTATGCCGCCTCATTGATTTTCTTAATCTCAATGCTAAAGGGAGTACTCAGTCCTG cCATTGTAGGTTTAGCAGTCACATATGGGCTTCGTTTCAGTTTACATGGAGTCATATGGGACCTTAGTAGTCTTGAAAATAAAATCATAGCCATTGAGCGAATACAACAATATTCTTGCATCCCTAGTGAACCCCCTTTATTGGTGGAAGAAAATAGGCCAAATTGTGAATGGCCATCAAAGGGGAAAATTGACATTGTTGATTTGCAG GTTCGATATGCCCCACATTTTCCTCTTGTCTTGCGAGGTCTAACTTGCACTTTTCCCGGAGGGATGAAGATCGGTATTGTTGGGCGAACAGGAAGTGGTAAATCAACTCTCGTACAAACTCTCTTTCGTATGCTTGAACCTACAACCGGTCAGATTTGGATAGATGGTATCAACATTGCCAAAATTGGTCTTCATGAATTGCGGTCAAGATTGAGCATCATCCCACAAGACCCAACAATGTTTGAGGGTACATTAAGAAGCAATCTTGACCCGATTGAAGAGTACACTGATGAACAGATATGGGAG GCTTTAGATAGATGCCAACTTGGTGATGAAGTTCGAAAGAAGGAAGCAATGCTTGATTCTGCAG TAACTGAGAATGGAGAGAATTGGAGCATTGGTCAAAGGCAATTAGTCTGTTTAGGGCGGGTATTGCTCAAGAGGAGTAAAGTGTTAGTACTCGATGAAGCTACCGCATCAATTGATACTGCGACTGACTATCTAATCCAGCAAACGCTTAGACAACACTTCTCAAGGTCTACTATCATCACAATTGCACATAGGATAACATCAATTCTTGATACTGATATGGTCCTCTTTCTCGATAATG GACTTATACTAGAATATGATTCCCCAGCCAAATTGTTGGAGATCAAGTCTTCATCATTTGCAAAGCTTGTCAAGGAGTATACTCAAAGATGCAATCTCTAG
- the LOC122646035 gene encoding polygalacturonase non-catalytic subunit AroGP2-like: protein MAHPILLLGLLIIAYLSGSQAGNAFSQYWEENIGLSHPPHWLASKASPLSLNQVSMFMKLMEENELASHLHSFCKLANVACSTNSLVKETINDTILPPIAQWNDDKLKYDDLPNETPLSVASQGGLPYFRKSMVKEGGFMPIPDLRDPMSYKSFLPRSLASKIPFAFSQIKELKKIFNVLDESNMDEYIQETLEVCENNPIRGEQCTCATSVEDLIDFVVEKLGHYVRVWSTENVEGSYENVTIGAVKLIHGNLSESPALCHSLPFIFQIYYCHILQKVKVYAVDIHARKKVNHAIMACHYDTSTWNPDHLSFKLLGFGPGLIEVCHWINENGMVWTKTI from the exons ATGGCACATCCCATTTTGTTGCTTGGACTTTTGATAATAGCTTACTTAAGT GGTTCTCAAGCTGGAAATGCCTTCTCACAATATTGGGAAGAGAATATTGGTCTTTCACATCCTCCACATTGGTTAGCTTCAAAGGCTTCTCCATTAAGCCTCAATCAAGTATCAATGTTTATGAAACTAATGGAGGAAAATGAATTAGCTTCTCACCTGCATTCATTCTGTAAGTTGGCTAATGTTGCTTGTTCCACAAATTCACTGGTGAAGGAGACCATTAATGATACAATCCTGCCACCAATAGCCCAATGGAATGATGATAAACTGAAATATGATGACCTTCCAAATGAAACACCCTTGTCTGTTGCCAGCCAAGGGGGATTGCCATATTTTCGGAAATCAATGGTGAAAGAAGGAGGCTTCATGCCTATCCCTGATCTAAGGGACCCAATGTCATATAAATCGTTTTTACCGCGATCTCTAGCATCAAAAATCCCATTTGCCTTTTCGCAGAtcaaggaattgaagaagatttttAATGTGTTAGATGAATCAAACATGGATGAGTATATTCAAGAGACCCTCGAGGTATGTGAGAATAACCCCATTCGAGGTGAGCAATGCACTTGTGCGACTTCTGTTGAGGATCTCATTGATTTTGTTGTCGAGAAATTAGGGCATTATGTACGCGTATGGAGTACTGAGAATGTCGAAGGATCTTATGAGAATGTCACAATTGGAGCTGTGAAACTCATCCATGGAAACCTCTCTGAATCACCAGCCTTATGTCATAGTCTACCATTCATATTTCAAATCTATTATTGCCATATTTTACAGAAAGTAAAAGTATATGCAGTTGATATACATGCTAGGAAGAAGGTGAATCATGCAATCATGGCATGCCATTATGACACATCAACTTGGAATCCCGACCATCTTTCTTTCAAATTGTTAGGTTTTGGCCCAGGCCTAATTGAAGTTTGTCATTGGATAAATGAGAATGGAATGGTCTGGACAAAGACTATATAG
- the LOC122646034 gene encoding actin-histidine N-methyltransferase: protein MVSSAASKMLMATRARDFVSSSNYLIQFRPLTCASSPTATAFHPARIVPHPPDLIGWVKREGGLFHSGLKIANEDSYGLGVVAAEDIPKGSDLIALPNHLPLRFGSIDSDDRGGGLESVLAQLARHVPEELWAMKLGLKLLQERALVGSFWWPYISNLPETYSVPIFFSGEDIKNLQYAPPLHQVNKRCRFLLDFEKEVKGVLKNVEPDEHPFAGQEVDANSLGWAMSAVSSRAFRLHGERLPDGTHATVPMMLPLIDMCNHSFYPNAQIVQEEDAKNLKMAVKVVAETEIKQDDAITLNYGCLSNDFFLLDYGFVIPSNPYDCIELRYDGALLDAASIAAGVASPNFSSPAPWQKQILSQLNLEGEAANLKVTLGGTELVEGRLLAALRVLLASDMESVQKYDLNTLKLVSAEAPLGVSNEVAALRTVIALCVIALGHFPTKIMDDESLLKGGVSRTMELAIQFRIQKKSIIIDVMRDLTRRVKILLSKETATAQC, encoded by the exons ATGGTGAGCTCTGCTGCTTCAAAGATGTTAATGGCGACGAGGGCCAGAGATTTCGTTAGCTCATCGAATTATTTGATCCAATTTCGTCCTCTAACCTGTGCTTCCTCTCCTACTGCTACTGCATTTCATCCGGCTCGAATAGTGCCTCACCCACCAGACTTGATCGGTTGGGTCAAGAGGGAAGGGGGTTTATTTCACAGTGGATTAAAGATTGCAAATGAAGACTCTTATGGCCTTGGTGTGGTGGCTGCTGAAGATATTCCTAAAGGGTCTGACCTCATCGCTCTTCCCAATCATTTGCCGCTTCGTTTTGGGTCGATTGATTCAGACGACCGAGGAGGAGGGCTTGAGTCTGTTTTAGCCCAATTAGCTCGTCATGTACCTG AGGAACTGTGGGCAATGAAATTGGGTTTGAAGCTTCTCCAAGAAAGAGCATTGGTTGGTTCCTTCTGGTGGCCATACATCAGCAATCTTCCTGAGACTTACAGTGTacccattttcttttctggagAGGACATAAAGAATTTACAGTATGCTCCTCCTCTTCATCAG GTGAATAAGAGATGCCGGTTTCTTCTTGATTTTGAGAAAGAAGTCAAAGGTGTGCTCAAGAATGTTGAACCAGATGAGCACCCTTTCGCGGGCCAAGAGGTGGATGCAAATTCCCTTGGTTGGGCCATGTCAGCCGTTTCTTCTCGGGCATTCCGTTTGCATGGGGAAAGGCTCCCAGATGGGACACACGCTACTGTGCCTATGATGCTTCCTCTCATTGATATGTGCAACCACAGTTTCTATCCAAATGCTCAAATTGTCCAGGAAGAAGATGCAAAGAACCTAAAGATGGCGGTCAAG GTTGTGGCAGAGACAGAGATCAAACAAGATGATGCAATAACCCTAAACTATGGTTGTTTGAGCAATGATTTTTTCCTTCTAGACTACGGGTTTGTGATTCCATCAAATCCATATGACTGTATTGAGCTCAGGTATGATGGAGCTCTTTTGGATGCTGCAAGCATTGCTGCTGGGGTTGCATCCCCCAACTTCTCTTCACCTGCCCCGTGGCAGAAACAGATTCTTTCCCAGCTGAATTTGGAAGGAGAAGCTGCTAACCTCAAG GTTACTTTAGGAGGCACTGAATTGGTGGAAGGCCGCTTGTTGGCGGCTTTAAGAGTACTTCTTGCAAGTGACATGGAGTCAGTACAGAAATATGATCTGAATACCCTTAAGTTGGTATCAGCTGAAGCTCCTCTTGGGGTATCAAACGAAGTAGCCGCTCTTCGTACTGTTATTGCGTTGTGTGTGATTGCACTGGGGCACTTCCCCACGAAAATAATGGATGATGAATCTCTATTGAAAGGAGGTGTTTCACGAACAATGGAGTTGGCAATCCAGTTCAGGATCCAAAAGAAATCAATAATCATAGATGTGATGAGAGATCTAACCCGGCGGGTGAAGATACTATTGTCGAAGGAAACAGCAACAGCCCAATGTTGA
- the LOC122646873 gene encoding condensin complex subunit 3 gives MTVAGERAPPMEDREGKLLMQQIARVLDECRSSYAIHTRKLKELLALRSSSPQCFFSAFSKTLTPLFDFQRRTASAERIVRFVAVFSAYRDDKHASECDVFLEEFLRFLLIAAVASNKTARFRSCQIISEIIMRLPDDAEVSNELWDEVIDCMKLRVGDRIPAIRTFAVRGLARFANDLENSDIVDLFLQTLPFEQNAEVRKTIVISLPPSNATSAAVIGCTLDVSESVRRAAYFVLGNKFPLQSLSIKLRTIILQRGLADRAESVKKDCLKMLKDEWLVKCCNGDPIDLLKFLDVETYESVGEAVMGILLKAGMVNVQDGQRMRQFFVTTSDTNEGQCIPSNQLMEAEVALYWRTLCRHLQNEAQEKGTDAAATMGTEAVVYAAEASDNNDLLEQILPATVSDYIQLVKAHLAAGPNYRFVSRQLLLLGVVLNFSDATNRKVGAALVQELLHRPLEHEIDDDGNKVVIGDGINLGGDREWATAVSELARKVHASVGEFEEVVVGVVEELARPCRERTADYMQWMHCLAVTGLLLENVKSIHLLQKKAIEPVETLQSLLLPGAKHVNFDVQRVAMRCLGLFGLLERKPSEELVKQLRHSFVKGPNPVSIMASKALVDLGMWHGPQEVDKAMCQDLLSVSQDDKKSFAPVNFCELNGDSSIELLDLLYAGLDRSDWDESTETDDHESVQAILGEGFAKILLLSENYASISISLHPLIFAKLINLYFSDEAKELQSLKQCLSVFFEHYPALSSDHKKCISKAFIPVMRSMWPGIYGNAGGYPVLVSNMRKRATKASRFMMQMMQTPLYPKENEVEDENGRRKSPETPDGSEPPSVDFDSGEEGLAICIAMEMVSFPMKKTAAGKSYVSALCRIVFLLNFRSSEQRAIKCMRGLLNRMAECISTDKELLKDLKRMGAQLKALDEHPDEDLSQDQADLILGRLELDRSIGLDPVASVPSTPATTRSTRPTRSRRRVRREDASSDEGETSPTSVVPPTPSMLSSRSQRASKIAALSKMKTVRTDRIEGNEDENDAEVSDVTSEEASDESDEFIE, from the exons atgacagTGGCAGGAGAAAGAGCTCCACCAATGGAAGACAGAGAAGGGAAGCTTCTGATGCAGCAGATCGCGAGGGTTCTGGACGAATGCCGATCTTCCTATGCGATCCACACGAGAAAGTTGAAAGAGCTCTTGGCCCTTCGTTCATCTTCTCCTCAATGTTTCTTTTCGGcattttccaaaaccctaactcctcTCTTTGATTTCCAAAGAAGAACAGCTTCTGCGGAACGGATTGTTCGTTTTGTCGCTGTATTCTCCGCTTACCGTGACGACAAGCACGCTTCCGAGTGTGATGTTTTCCTGGAAGAGTTCTTACGGTTCCTTCTGATCGCCGCTGTTGCCTCCAACAAGACCGCTAGGTTCCGGTCGTGTCAGATAATCTCAGAa ATCATAATGCGGTTGCCAGATGATGCAGAAGTGAGCAATGAACTCTGGGATGAGGTGATAGATTGCATGAAGTTAAGGGTTGGGGATAGGATCCCAGCAATCCGGACATTCGCAGTTAGAGGGCTTGCCCGATTTGCTAATGATTTGGAGAACAGTGATATCGTCGATTTGTTCCTTCAAACTTTACCTTTCGAACAGAACGCT GAGGTTCGTAAGACAATTGTTATATCTTTGCCTCCTTCCAATGCAACATCAGCAGCAGTCATTGGATGCACACTTGATGTGAGTGAGTCGGTGCGGAGAGCAGCATACTTTGTTTTGGGGAATAAATTTCCCCTTCAAAGCCTTAG CATCAAGCTTAGGACCATCATCCTTCAAAGGGGGCTTGCTGACAGAGCTGAGTCTGTCAAAAAGGACTGTCTGAAGATGTTGAAAGATGAGTGGCTTGTTAAGTGTTGCAATGGAGATCCTATAGACCTTCTTAAGTTTCTTGACGTGGAAACTTATGAATCAGTTGGAGAGGCTGTAATGGGGATCCTTTTAAAGGCTGGAATGGTCAATGTGCAGGATGGACAAAGAATGCGGCAATTCTTTGTAACAACCTCTGACACAAATGAAG GACAATGCATTCCAAGCAATCAGCTAATGGAAGCAGAGGTTGCTCTTTATTGGAGAACTTTATGCAGGCATCTGCAGAATGAAGCACAA GAGAAAGGTACTGATGCTGCAGCTACAATGGGCACTGAGGCGGTGGTGTATGCAGCGGAAGCTTCAGATAACAATGACCTTCTTGAACAAATCCTTCCTGCAACAGTTTCTGATTATATTCAGCTGGTCAAAGCACATCTAGCTGCAG GACCAAATTATCGGTTTGTATCTAGGCAGTTGCTGTTGCTTGGAGTGGTCCTGAACTTTTCTGATGCTACGAACAGGAAGGTTGGTGCTGCCCTTGTACAGGAATTACTGCACAGGCCTCTTGagcatgaaattgatgatgatggAAACAAGGTTGTCATCGGAGATGGCATCAATCTCGGTGGTGACAGGGAGTGGGCCACCGCAGTTTCAGAGTTAGCGAGGAAAGTGCACGCTTCTGTTGGGGAATTTGAAGAAGTCGTCGTTGGGGTTGTGGAGGAACTTGCTCGGCCTTGTAGGGAGAGAACTGCTGACTACATGCAATGGATGCACTGCCTTGCTGTGACTGGTCTTCTCTTGGAAAATGTGAAGTCCATCCATTTGTTGCAAAAGAAGGCTATTGAGCCTGTTGAAACACTACAGTCACTACTGCTTCCTGGG GCGAAGCATGTCAACTTTGATGTACAGAGGGTTGCTATGAGATGTCTTGGTCTTTTTGGTTTATTGGAGAGGAAACCAAGTGAAGAGCTAGTAAAGCAGTTGAGACATTCTTTTGTCAAGGGCCCCAATCCAGTTAGTATCATGGCTAGTAAAGCACTGGTTGATCTTGGGATGTGGCATGGTCCTCAGGAAGTTGATAAAGCCATGTGCCAGGATTTGTTGTCAGTATCCCAGGATGATAAGAAAAGTTTTGCTCCTGTTAATTTCTGCGAACTAAACGGCGATTCAAGTATTGAGTTGCTTGATCTCCTATATGCTGGACTTGACAGGAGTGATTGGGATGAATCCACAGAAACTGATGACCATGAATCAGTTCAAGCTATTCTTGGAGAAGGATTTGCAAAGATTCTTCTTCTCAGTGAGAACTATGCAAGCATATCTATTTCATTGCATCCTTTAATCTTTGCCAAGTTAATCAACCTTTATTTCAGTGATGAGGCAAAAGAGTTGCAGAG TTTGAAGCAATGCTTATCTGTTTTCTTTGAGCACTACCCAGCTCTCTCATCTGATCACAAG AAATGCATCTCCAAGGCTTTTATACCAGTCATGCGTTCAATGTGGCCAGGAATTTATGGAAATGCAGGGGGTTATCCTGTTCTGGTGTCAAATATGCGAAAACGTGCAACCAAAGCATCACGTTTCATGATGCAGATGATGCAAACTCCTCTatacccaaaagaaaatgaagtggAGGATGAAAATGGCAGGAGGAAGTCGCCAGAAACTCCAGATGGTTCTGAACCACCATCAGTTGACTTTGATAGTGGGGAGGAAGGGCTTGCAATTTGCATTGCTATGGAG ATGGTAAGCTTCCCTATGAAGAAGACAGCTGCTGGGAAATCGTATGTGTCAGCATTGTGTAGAATAGTTTTCTTGCTCAATTTCCGGTCATCAGAGCAGCGGGCAATTAAATGCATGCGAGGACTTCTGAACCGCATGGCAGAATGTATCTCAACAGATAAAGAGCTGTTGAAGGATTTAAAGCGGATGGGAGCACAACTTAAAGCTTTGGATGAGCATCCAGATGAAGACTTGTCGCAAGACCAAGCTGATCTAATTCTAG GAAGGTTAGAACTGGACCGCAGTATTGGCTTGGATCCTGTAGCTTCTGTGCCATCAACACCGGCAACAACACGCTCAACCAGACCTACCCGATCTAGGAGACGAGTTAGGCGTGAAGATGCTTCTTCTGATGAAGGAGAAACTTCACCCACTTCTGTTGTTCCACCAACTCCTAGTATGTTAAGCTCTCGATCTCAGAGAGCAAGCAAGATTGCTGCTCTCAGTAAGATGAAGACTGTAAGAACAGATAGGATTGAGGGGAATGAAGATGAAAATGATGCTGAAGTGTCAGATGTGACATCTGAAGAGGCGTCTGATGAATCTGATGAGTTTATTGAATGA